DNA sequence from the Streptomyces cinnabarinus genome:
GGGTTGGCGCCGAGGATCAGCTCCGCGTACGACCAGATCAGCGACGGCGGGGCGGTGGTGCCGCCGATCCCCTCCGGCAGGCCGAGGCGCCAGTACTCGGAGTCCATGAACGCCTTGTAGCTCTTCTTGAAGGACGCGGGAACCGGCGCGGTGTTGGTCTCCGGGTCGAAGACCGGCGGGTTGCGGTCGGCGTCGGTGAAGGACTCCGCGAGGTCGTTCTCCGCGAGGCGGGTCATCTCCTCGAGGATGCTCTTCGCGGTGTCCGTGTCCATCTCTGCGAAGGGCCCGGTGCCATACAGCTTGTCGCGCCCGAGTACTTCGAAGAGGTTGAACTCGATGTCGCGGAGGTTCGACTTGTAGTGCCCCATGGCGATGGCTCCGTAGAGATATCGGCGAGGCACTGGATCCTCGCGCTAGTTCACGTACCAACAAGTAGCTACGATGATGCTACCCGCCAGTAATAAGCCGCAACCCCCATCCGGCGATCTGTGACGGGTCACACCGGAACCACCAGCGTGGCGCGATATCCCGCCTGGGCGCTGCCCTGCACGGACGCCAGCTGCCGGTCGTGGCCATCGCTGAATATGGTGTCCGTCTCGATCGAGAGTCGGCTGAGGTTGGTCACACTCTCGCTATAGCCGTCCGTTCTGTACGCCGATTCGCACACCTCCTGGGGAAAGGCGAGCTGCGAGGTGCTGGTGACGCCGGTGGCCGCCGTCGCGTCGGCCAGGCTGTCGTAGACCTCGAAGTGCAGGTGCGGCCAGCGGCCCGGGTAGCAGCCGGGGAACACGGTCGTGAAGGTGACCCGGCCCCGGTCGTCCGTCTCCTGCACGCCCCGCAGATAGTTCTCGTCCGTGACGCCCGCCGAGTACAGCGAGTAGGCGCCGTCCCGGTCCGCCTGCCACAGATAGACGGCGGCGCCCCGCTTCGGCGTCCCGCAGCCCGAGGCCGCGTCCACGACCGTCAGCGTGACGGTCAGCGGTACGCCCTCGGCGGTGCCGCCGGCCGAGTCGCCGAAGCTGGAGGTGATGTCGGAGCGGACGACTCCGCTCTCCTTCAGGACGTTGACGCCGTTGGACCCGTCCCCGGGGAAGGGCCCGGCGGTCTCCTCGGGGACGGCGGCGCAGGACTCACCGGCGGAGGGTGCGGCCGTGTCCTCCTCGGACGTGCAGCCCACCAGCGGTATCAGCCCCGCCCCCGCCATCAGCCGGATCATCCGGCGGCGGGCGAGGACGGGAAGGTCGTGGGAGAGCCCGCGGTCGTGCTCGTGGGCCTCGTCGGCGTGATGGCTCCGCATGACAGGACGCTACGAGCGGTGGCGGCGGGAAAGCCAGGGCAGTGGCATGTCAACTGGCTGTCGGTTTGCCGGGGCCTCGGTACTAGGCTTGCGCCCATGTATGGATACGGCCAGCCCATGGACGCCGGGGCCGCTCAGGCGGGCTACGCCCCTCCGCAGCAGCCCATGTCCGGCGGCTACGGCCAGCAGCCACCGCTCTACCCCGAGCCGTCCCAGCCCTCGCTCGCGGACGCGGTGCGGGCCTTCACCACCGGACAGGTGACCGCGGAGGACTTCCAGCAGGTCTTCGCGACCTCGAAGGTCTACTGCCCGCGCGGTGACAACCCCGGCTTCCTCGCCCTGCACAACACCCAGCAGCCGGTGATCCCGATGTTCACCTCGCTCAAGGAACTGCGCCGGTACGCGGGCAAGGAGTCCAAGTACTTCGTGATCACCGGCGCCGAGGTGATCGACCTGCTGCCCACCGGCTACGGCTTCGTCCTGGACATGGAGGGCGAGCACCGCATGGTCTTCGACGCCAAGGCGGTCGAGCAGATGGTCGACTTCGCGATGCGCAGGATGTACGGATAGCAGCGGGTTCCGGCCGCCCGGCGGCGGAAAACTCCCCCTTTGATTGTCACAGCCATGCCATAGAGTGCCTCCCAGGCAGCCGCGCCCCGCACGCCACCGCTCTTCCGCGGTTCACGTCCGGGTGCCGCGCGGCGCTCTCTCGTCTCCCGGCCTGGCCGGGGTCTTCTGTGGGGGTTCATCACTGTGCGCATGCGCAGCACTTCGGCCGCGACGGCGCTCGCGGTCCTGTTCAGCTCGGCGGCGCTGAGCGTCGTCACGGCCGGACCGGCCTCGGCCGTGACGGCCGCCGTCGGCTCGTACGGCGGGATGGTCGTCGACGGGGCCCGTGAGCGGGTCTACCTCGGCGACGACGCGACCGGGCAGATCATCGCCGCCGACTACAACGGCAACCGGGTCGACACGGTGAGCGGCATCAACGGGGTCTTCGACCTGGCGCTCTCCGACGACGGCAGCACCCTGTACGCCACCGCGCGGGTCAGCCACGAGATCGTGGCGCTCGACGCGGCCACCCTGGACATCAAGGCCCGCTACCCGGTCGCCACCAGCACCGGCCCGGTGTACGTCGAGTTCGCCGGCGGCAAGGTCTGGTTCAGCTACGGCGACCAGTGGGACGGCGACCTCGGCTCGGTCGACCCGGCGGTGGACCCGGCGAGCGGCACCGACCCGGTGGCGCTGGCCCAGATCCCGGCCGAGGGCACGGGGTCCGGGATGTGGGGCCAGGCCCTGCTGGACACCGACCCGCTGCGGCCGGGCCTGCTGGCGGTCGGCGAGACCGGGGACTCCACCGGCACCGAGGCCGTGTTCGACGTGTCCGGCGGCACGCCGCAGGTGGTCGCCTGGCACGACAGCTCCTATGCCCTGAACGACGGCCTCGGGGACATCGACCTCGTCGCGGGCGGCGACCAGGTGCTGGTCAACGGCACCGAGCGGCACGCCTGGGCGAACGGCACCCTGACCGACTCCGGGGCCTACCCGGCCGGGCAGCGGGCCGACGTCGGGCGCAGCGGCATGATCGCCCAGATCACGGGCACCAAGGTCGCGATCTACCGCCCGGACGCCGCCCAGCCCGTGCGGACGTACAGCCTGGGCACCCAGGGGGCCGTCGCGGTGGCCTGGGCGCCGGACTCCTCCCGGGTCTTCGCCCTGGTCCCGGCGGGCAACGGCTACACGCTCAAGCCGCTGACCCAGCCGACGCTGAACGTCCCCACGCTCACCGTCAACGCGCCCGCCACCGCCACCCGCGCCAAGACGCTCACCGTCACCGGCAAGATCTCGGCGACGGTCCCGCTGCCCACGGGCGTGCAGCTCTCGGTCACCCGTACCGACCTGGACAGCCCGAGCGGCAAGGCGCTGGCGCCCGTCACGGCGAAGGCGGACGGCACCTACTCCTTCAAGGACGTCCCGCCGGCCGGTGGCAAGGTCACCTACAAGGTCCAGTACGCGGGCGACGCCACGCACACCGCGGTGAGCGCCTCCGACGCCGTCGAGGTCTCCCGTGCCTCGACCTCGCTGAGCCTGAACAACAACGGCAAGCTGTACAGCTACGGTGCCGACGTCAAGTTCACCGCGCACCTCGGCACGACGTACAAGAACCGCTCGGTGGAGATCTGGGCCAACCCCTTCGGCTCGGACAAGCCCAACAAGCTGATCAAGAGCGGGACGGTCAACGCCGACGGCAACATCGCCGGCTGGGTCGACATGACCCGGGACACCACGGTCACCGCGGTGTTCAAGGGGGACGCCCGCTACAAGCCGAAGTCGGTCAAGGTCACGGCCTACGGCAAGGCCAAGGTCTCCACCGCCGTCTCCAAGCACTACAAGACGGCGAAGATCGGCTCGACCACGTACTACTGGTTCCACAAGAACACCGACCCGCTGCTCACCACCACGATGAACTACTACGCGGGCCGTCAGCAGCGCTTCGACCTGCAGGTCTACTACCAGGGCTCGTGGTACTCGGCGGACTCGGAGTACTTCCCGCTCGGCACGAACGGCAAGTCGGCCGTGACCCTGGGGGCCCCCGGTGAGTCGGGCATCCGGGCGCGGATGCGGTCGGTGTACGTCAACGGCTCGTCCGGCGACACCGTGAACTCGACGGCGTACGGGTCCTGGAAGTACCTGTACTTCAGCAACTGACGCCGTCGGCACTCGGACGGCGGGAGCCCGGGGGGAATGCCCTCCGGGCTCTTCCCGTTAGGGGTGGCAAGAAGTTCAATGCTCAACTAAACTGGACGCACAAGGAGGTACCGACATGCCTGCAGTGACCGTCGAGAACCCGTTGACGCTGCCCCGTGTCGCCGCGCCCGCGGAGGCCGTGGCCCGTCCCGTACTCGCCGTCACGACCGCGCCCAGCGGTTTCGAGGGCGAGGGCTTCCCGGTGCGCCGCGCGTTCGCCGGGATCAACTACCGCCATCTGGACCCGTTCATCATGATGGACCAGATGGGCGAGGTGGACTACGCGCCGGGCGAGCCCAAGGGCACCCCCTGGCACCCGCACCGCGGCTTCGAGACCGTCACCTACATCATCGACGGGATCTTCGACCACCAGGACAGCCAGGGTGGTGGCGGCACCATCACCAACGGCGACACCCAGTGGATGACGGCGGGCTCCGGGCTGCTGCACATCGAAGCCCCGCCGGAGTCGCTGGTGATGTCGGGCGGGCTCTTCCACGGACTCCAGCTGTGGGTGAACCTGCCGGCCAGGGACAAGATGATGCCCCCGCGCTACCAGGACATCCGCGGCGGTCATGTGCAGCTGCTGACCACGCCCGACGGCGGCGCGCTGCTCCGCGTCATCGCCGGTGAGCTGGACGGCCACCAGGGCCCCGGCATCACCCACACCCCGATCACGATGGTGCACGCCACCCTGGCGCCGGGCGCGGAGATCACGCTGCCCTGGCGGGAGGACTTCAACGGCCTGGCGTACGTGCTCGCGGGCAAGGGCTCGGTCGGTGCCGAGCGCCGTCCGGTCCAGCTGGGCCAGACCGCGGTCTTCGGCGCGGGCGGTTCGCTGACCGTGCGCGCGGACGAGAAGCAGGACTCCCACACCCCGGACCTTGAGGTCGTGCTGCTGGGCGGACAGCCCATCCGTGAGCCCATGGCGCACTACGGCCCGTTCGTGA
Encoded proteins:
- a CDS encoding intradiol ring-cleavage dioxygenase, translating into MRSHHADEAHEHDRGLSHDLPVLARRRMIRLMAGAGLIPLVGCTSEEDTAAPSAGESCAAVPEETAGPFPGDGSNGVNVLKESGVVRSDITSSFGDSAGGTAEGVPLTVTLTVVDAASGCGTPKRGAAVYLWQADRDGAYSLYSAGVTDENYLRGVQETDDRGRVTFTTVFPGCYPGRWPHLHFEVYDSLADATAATGVTSTSQLAFPQEVCESAYRTDGYSESVTNLSRLSIETDTIFSDGHDRQLASVQGSAQAGYRATLVVPV
- a CDS encoding SseB family protein, with product MYGYGQPMDAGAAQAGYAPPQQPMSGGYGQQPPLYPEPSQPSLADAVRAFTTGQVTAEDFQQVFATSKVYCPRGDNPGFLALHNTQQPVIPMFTSLKELRRYAGKESKYFVITGAEVIDLLPTGYGFVLDMEGEHRMVFDAKAVEQMVDFAMRRMYG
- a CDS encoding Ig-like domain repeat protein, coding for MRSTSAATALAVLFSSAALSVVTAGPASAVTAAVGSYGGMVVDGARERVYLGDDATGQIIAADYNGNRVDTVSGINGVFDLALSDDGSTLYATARVSHEIVALDAATLDIKARYPVATSTGPVYVEFAGGKVWFSYGDQWDGDLGSVDPAVDPASGTDPVALAQIPAEGTGSGMWGQALLDTDPLRPGLLAVGETGDSTGTEAVFDVSGGTPQVVAWHDSSYALNDGLGDIDLVAGGDQVLVNGTERHAWANGTLTDSGAYPAGQRADVGRSGMIAQITGTKVAIYRPDAAQPVRTYSLGTQGAVAVAWAPDSSRVFALVPAGNGYTLKPLTQPTLNVPTLTVNAPATATRAKTLTVTGKISATVPLPTGVQLSVTRTDLDSPSGKALAPVTAKADGTYSFKDVPPAGGKVTYKVQYAGDATHTAVSASDAVEVSRASTSLSLNNNGKLYSYGADVKFTAHLGTTYKNRSVEIWANPFGSDKPNKLIKSGTVNADGNIAGWVDMTRDTTVTAVFKGDARYKPKSVKVTAYGKAKVSTAVSKHYKTAKIGSTTYYWFHKNTDPLLTTTMNYYAGRQQRFDLQVYYQGSWYSADSEYFPLGTNGKSAVTLGAPGESGIRARMRSVYVNGSSGDTVNSTAYGSWKYLYFSN
- a CDS encoding pirin family protein — its product is MPAVTVENPLTLPRVAAPAEAVARPVLAVTTAPSGFEGEGFPVRRAFAGINYRHLDPFIMMDQMGEVDYAPGEPKGTPWHPHRGFETVTYIIDGIFDHQDSQGGGGTITNGDTQWMTAGSGLLHIEAPPESLVMSGGLFHGLQLWVNLPARDKMMPPRYQDIRGGHVQLLTTPDGGALLRVIAGELDGHQGPGITHTPITMVHATLAPGAEITLPWREDFNGLAYVLAGKGSVGAERRPVQLGQTAVFGAGGSLTVRADEKQDSHTPDLEVVLLGGQPIREPMAHYGPFVMNTREELQQAFEDFQKGRLGTIPAVHGMTEGGL